In Paenibacillus guangzhouensis, a single window of DNA contains:
- a CDS encoding ABC transporter substrate-binding protein yields the protein MTNKRIMITTLLLLVALTVSACGGGGGATSNQGSEGSSGSKDAEKTLRFATWDTGDSLKVQQDIAKLFEKQHPGVKVQIEPYADGFDQKLAASFGAGNPPDVMLMWDFPTYYTNLEPLDSFMSKDESLKLDDIYESLFNYVKVDGQTYGLPSGFTTRALYYNKKMFDDAGVPYPKDGWTWDDFKAAAKKLSNPAKKQYGFGIRTSNDPYDLQGIVWSNGGSFVSADGKEIEGQMNSPETAQAIQQFGDMLKDGSAALVGGKNQMSGDDVFKAGKIAMWESGVWPLEGFKTAKVDFGTVEMPVFPGKPVKGIVALSAISVAKQSKQKDLAWEFTKFFVSNEVIKMRSNSDLPIRKSLVQELKFDQNPLYVPFYNMLERSDNTPSFLLNSNWKLVNRYLTTAIDSVMLGENAQDALNAAVKDAKKYMDKK from the coding sequence ATGACTAACAAACGTATTATGATTACAACGCTATTATTGTTGGTTGCATTAACGGTCAGTGCTTGCGGCGGCGGTGGAGGAGCAACATCGAACCAAGGCAGCGAAGGAAGCTCGGGAAGCAAAGATGCAGAGAAAACGCTACGTTTTGCAACATGGGATACAGGTGACAGTCTGAAGGTACAGCAGGATATCGCGAAATTGTTCGAGAAGCAGCACCCGGGCGTCAAAGTGCAAATTGAGCCGTATGCAGACGGATTCGATCAGAAGCTTGCTGCGTCCTTCGGTGCAGGCAACCCGCCCGATGTCATGCTGATGTGGGATTTCCCGACATACTATACGAACTTGGAACCACTGGATTCTTTTATGTCGAAGGATGAGAGCCTGAAGCTGGACGATATTTATGAAAGCCTATTCAATTACGTGAAGGTCGATGGACAGACCTATGGATTGCCGAGCGGATTTACGACTCGCGCATTGTATTACAATAAGAAAATGTTCGATGATGCTGGCGTTCCATATCCGAAAGATGGATGGACATGGGATGATTTCAAAGCCGCAGCGAAGAAACTCTCCAATCCAGCGAAGAAGCAATATGGGTTCGGCATTCGTACCTCCAATGATCCTTACGATCTTCAAGGCATCGTCTGGAGTAACGGCGGCAGCTTCGTAAGCGCAGACGGCAAAGAAATCGAGGGTCAAATGAACAGCCCAGAGACGGCGCAAGCGATCCAGCAGTTCGGCGATATGCTGAAGGACGGTTCGGCAGCTCTCGTAGGCGGTAAGAACCAGATGAGCGGTGACGATGTGTTCAAAGCGGGTAAAATTGCGATGTGGGAAAGCGGTGTATGGCCATTAGAAGGGTTTAAGACGGCGAAGGTGGACTTTGGTACCGTTGAAATGCCTGTCTTCCCGGGCAAGCCGGTTAAAGGCATCGTTGCGCTTAGCGCGATCTCCGTGGCCAAACAATCCAAACAGAAAGATCTCGCTTGGGAATTCACGAAGTTCTTCGTATCGAATGAGGTCATTAAGATGCGCAGCAACTCCGACTTGCCAATTCGTAAGAGTCTCGTTCAAGAATTGAAGTTCGATCAGAACCCACTGTATGTACCGTTCTACAACATGCTTGAGCGTTCGGACAATACACCTTCGTTCTTGCTGAATAGCAACTGGAAGCTCGTGAATCGTTACCTGACGACAGCGATTGACTCCGTGATGCTAGGCGAGAACGCGCAAGATGCATTGAATGCAGCTGTGAAAGATGCGAAGAAATACATGGATAAGAAATAG